One genomic window of Clostridioides sp. ES-S-0054-01 includes the following:
- a CDS encoding ABC transporter ATP-binding protein translates to MTILKVENLNKVYGKNENELHVLKSINLNIEENKFIAVVGASGSGKSTLLNCMAGLDKPTDGKIYYNNEEISNMPDGKLADIRINNFGFVFQNFNLVPVVNVYDNIIMPSLLENKKIDKNYLEKLLERLQIKDKIKKFPNELSGGQQQRVAIARALINKPKIIFADEPTGNLDTKSTKEVMSILRECVNDYNQTLIMITHNDMIAKEADICIKIQDGTIMN, encoded by the coding sequence ATGACGATATTAAAAGTAGAAAACTTAAACAAAGTTTATGGTAAAAACGAAAATGAGTTACATGTTTTAAAGAGTATAAATTTAAATATAGAAGAAAATAAATTCATTGCTGTAGTAGGTGCTAGTGGCTCTGGAAAAAGTACATTATTAAATTGCATGGCAGGTCTTGATAAACCAACTGATGGAAAAATTTATTATAACAATGAAGAAATAAGTAATATGCCAGATGGAAAACTGGCTGATATAAGGATAAATAACTTTGGATTTGTATTTCAAAATTTTAACTTAGTACCAGTTGTTAATGTGTATGACAACATAATAATGCCTTCGTTATTAGAAAATAAAAAAATAGATAAGAACTATCTAGAAAAATTACTAGAGAGACTACAAATAAAGGATAAAATAAAAAAATTTCCTAATGAATTATCTGGAGGTCAACAACAAAGGGTGGCTATTGCTAGAGCGCTTATAAATAAACCTAAAATTATATTTGCAGATGAGCCTACAGGAAATCTAGATACAAAGTCAACAAAAGAAGTTATGAGTATATTAAGAGAATGTGTGAATGATTATAATCAAACACTTATAATGATAACTCATAATGACATGATAGCTAAAGAAGCTGATATTTGTATAAAAATACAAGATGGAACAATAATGAATTAA
- a CDS encoding YfcC family protein has translation MSSLKKKKFTMPQTLTIIFLLIVVMAVLTWIVPSGNFERVDIDGRSVVVAGTYEKAPSNPQGITDVFTAPINGFIDAAEVVGFVLIVGGAFGIVNKTGAIEAIIAHTVKKMKRFQFLIIPISMILFGLGGTTFGMSEETLPFYMIFIPLMTSMGYDSLTAVATVFVGATAGFGAATTNPFSVGIAQALSQITPGSGIEFRVVMFIIYMTISIGFVMIYANRVKKDPKKSLVHDISLNQESMTNSDTNIKEFTKREAMVISIFVVGMAIMIFGVLKLEWYITEIAMIFTAIGIISGIASGLKQDEIVNSFINGAGDLMTAGLCIAFSRGIVIIAENGFIIDTILNSAANLLNGLPKTIFINLTFLIEGLIAFLIPSASGLASLTIPVLAPLGDLVDVSRQMIVTAYQFGIGVTNLITPTSGVLMGALAVANIPWSKWVRFIVPLMVVLTILVMVFLTIGLYLGL, from the coding sequence GTGAGTAGTTTAAAAAAGAAAAAGTTTACTATGCCTCAAACACTTACTATAATATTTTTATTAATAGTAGTGATGGCAGTTCTTACTTGGATAGTACCAAGTGGAAATTTTGAAAGGGTGGATATAGACGGAAGATCAGTTGTTGTAGCTGGAACTTATGAAAAAGCACCATCAAATCCACAAGGGATTACTGATGTATTTACAGCACCTATAAACGGATTTATAGATGCGGCTGAAGTAGTTGGGTTTGTTTTGATAGTTGGAGGAGCTTTTGGAATAGTTAATAAAACAGGAGCTATAGAAGCTATTATAGCTCATACTGTCAAAAAAATGAAGAGGTTTCAATTTTTAATAATACCTATCTCAATGATTCTATTTGGGCTAGGTGGAACGACATTTGGAATGAGTGAAGAAACACTACCTTTTTATATGATATTTATTCCACTCATGACCAGTATGGGATATGATTCATTAACAGCAGTGGCAACGGTATTTGTAGGAGCAACAGCTGGATTTGGGGCAGCTACGACTAATCCTTTCTCTGTAGGAATAGCACAAGCATTGTCACAAATAACACCAGGTTCTGGAATAGAGTTTAGAGTTGTTATGTTTATAATATATATGACTATATCTATAGGATTTGTTATGATATATGCCAATAGAGTTAAAAAAGACCCTAAAAAGTCTTTAGTACACGATATATCACTAAATCAAGAATCAATGACTAATAGTGATACTAACATAAAAGAATTTACAAAAAGAGAAGCTATGGTAATATCAATTTTCGTGGTAGGTATGGCGATTATGATATTTGGAGTTTTAAAGTTAGAATGGTATATAACTGAGATTGCAATGATATTTACAGCAATAGGTATAATATCAGGAATAGCATCAGGGCTTAAACAAGATGAAATAGTTAATTCATTTATAAATGGAGCAGGAGATTTAATGACAGCAGGGCTATGTATAGCATTTTCTCGTGGAATCGTAATAATAGCAGAAAATGGATTTATAATAGATACAATTTTAAATTCTGCAGCAAATTTATTAAATGGACTACCAAAAACTATATTTATAAATTTAACTTTCTTAATAGAAGGTTTGATAGCATTTTTAATACCATCTGCTTCAGGGCTTGCATCACTTACAATACCTGTACTTGCACCACTTGGAGACTTAGTTGATGTATCTAGACAAATGATAGTTACAGCTTATCAATTTGGTATAGGTGTAACTAACCTAATAACACCTACATCAGGTGTTTTAATGGGAGCATTAGCAGTAGCTAATATTCCTTGGTCAAAGTGGGTTAGATTCATAGTTCCTCTAATGGTAGTATTAACAATTCTTGTAATGGTATTCTTGACAATAGGATTATATCTAGGATTATAA
- a CDS encoding M20 family metallopeptidase: MIVNKELIIDYLKSNQENIVKDIASLVEIPSVRDESTVDVNQPFGIETRNAFDKLIQIAKDKDFVVRDFDGYAIHIEYGEGEEVVGVLNHIDVVPIYTKELWKSKPFKVYQRDNYLYGRGVNDNKGPLIGVLYALLFLRELNEKPKRKIRLIVGGAEETTWECMEHYFSVNEQPKFAFSPDGNFPIVNGEKGILYFNLRKKMDKDKLRNHNLVDIRSNKEDGFVCDKIEAVFKTNDKKELVELLDYYTEIEELEEEKVLVRYIGERALSRNPHRSYNCAFNLAKDLEKIKKLNDKGIIIKDILNSYFTDDNHGKKLGLYTEDVDMGVSTICIMSIFLEKNELNMKIDFRYPKGISWEFITNRINEIGKKENLIVDIYKDLKLLYVEPDSELINKLSSAYKQGFGKEAELFTKGAASYARVLENGVAFGPTIEGDNPNSHQANENISIDTLYKAIEVYIYALYSLAFQ; this comes from the coding sequence ATGATAGTAAATAAAGAGCTAATTATTGATTATTTAAAATCCAATCAAGAGAACATAGTAAAAGATATTGCGAGTCTAGTTGAGATACCTTCAGTTAGAGATGAGAGTACAGTAGATGTAAATCAACCATTTGGGATAGAAACAAGAAATGCCTTTGATAAGCTTATTCAAATAGCAAAAGATAAAGATTTTGTTGTAAGAGACTTTGATGGATATGCAATTCATATAGAATATGGAGAAGGTGAAGAAGTAGTGGGGGTGCTTAATCATATAGATGTGGTGCCAATATATACAAAAGAGTTGTGGAAGAGTAAACCTTTTAAAGTCTACCAAAGAGATAACTATCTTTACGGAAGAGGAGTTAATGATAACAAAGGACCTTTAATAGGGGTTTTATATGCATTACTTTTCTTAAGAGAACTTAATGAAAAGCCAAAGAGAAAGATTAGATTGATAGTAGGTGGAGCTGAAGAGACGACTTGGGAATGCATGGAGCATTACTTTAGTGTCAATGAACAGCCAAAATTTGCATTTTCTCCAGATGGAAACTTCCCAATAGTAAATGGAGAAAAAGGTATTTTATACTTTAATCTAAGAAAGAAAATGGATAAAGATAAACTTAGGAATCACAATTTAGTTGATATAAGGTCAAACAAAGAAGATGGATTTGTATGTGATAAAATCGAAGCTGTTTTTAAAACTAATGACAAGAAAGAGTTAGTAGAATTATTAGATTATTATACAGAGATAGAAGAACTAGAAGAAGAGAAAGTATTAGTAAGATATATAGGAGAAAGAGCTTTATCGAGAAACCCACACAGGTCATATAACTGTGCATTTAATTTAGCAAAAGATTTAGAGAAAATTAAAAAGTTAAATGATAAAGGAATCATAATAAAAGATATTTTAAATTCATACTTTACAGATGATAATCATGGAAAAAAATTAGGACTATATACAGAAGATGTAGATATGGGAGTTTCTACAATATGTATAATGAGTATATTCTTAGAAAAAAATGAGTTGAATATGAAAATAGATTTTAGATATCCTAAGGGTATAAGTTGGGAATTTATAACTAATAGAATTAATGAAATTGGAAAAAAAGAAAATTTAATAGTTGATATATATAAAGATTTAAAATTATTGTATGTAGAACCAGACAGTGAATTAATAAATAAATTATCAAGTGCATATAAACAAGGTTTTGGAAAAGAAGCAGAACTTTTTACGAAAGGAGCTGCATCTTATGCAAGAGTATTAGAAAATGGAGTTGCATTTGGACCCACAATAGAGGGAGATAATCCAAATTCACATCAGGCAAATGAAAATATAAGTATAGACACATTATATAAAGCGATAGAAGTATATATATATGCATTATATAGCCTGGCATTTCAATAA
- a CDS encoding M20 family metallopeptidase produces MIENVKKRAYEIEDELGKEIEEVCDFIFNTPELGEEEYISSKYLVEKMKEYGFDATYPYCNMDTAFRAELGDSDGPTIAFLAEYDALPGYGEDKEPAHACGHNWIAASTLGACIVLSKLKENFKGKIVLIGTPAEETTGGKCDLVKAGAFDDVDVSYQMHIEAFNNINCKALAIDSLEFSFEGVSAHAASHPHMGVNALDAVQLTFAGINALRQHVKSDVRIHGIVSNGGEAPNIVPEKAACKFFVRAAERSYLDEVTKKVINCAKGAELMTGAKLSYRYFENSFDNIINNKVLQKITKNNLIEVGITDILEGKDGPVGSTDIGNVSQVCPTMYTEIALDINPMVYVHEKEFLNYANSEEAYDKLHKAVKAMVGCALEIYLEDGLLDEIKKNHLN; encoded by the coding sequence ATGATAGAGAATGTAAAGAAAAGAGCTTATGAGATAGAGGATGAACTTGGAAAAGAAATTGAAGAAGTATGTGATTTTATATTCAATACCCCAGAGCTAGGTGAAGAAGAATATATATCATCAAAGTACTTAGTAGAGAAAATGAAGGAATATGGATTTGATGCAACTTATCCGTACTGTAATATGGATACTGCTTTTAGAGCAGAATTAGGAGATAGTGATGGTCCTACTATAGCATTTTTAGCTGAGTATGATGCACTTCCTGGATATGGAGAAGATAAAGAACCAGCTCATGCTTGTGGGCACAACTGGATTGCAGCATCTACACTAGGAGCTTGTATAGTATTAAGTAAATTAAAAGAAAATTTTAAAGGAAAAATAGTACTAATAGGAACACCAGCTGAAGAAACAACAGGAGGAAAATGTGATTTAGTTAAAGCAGGAGCTTTTGATGATGTTGATGTAAGTTATCAGATGCATATAGAAGCTTTTAATAATATAAACTGCAAGGCTTTGGCAATAGATTCATTAGAGTTTAGTTTTGAAGGGGTATCAGCACATGCAGCTAGTCATCCTCATATGGGAGTTAATGCGTTAGATGCAGTACAACTTACTTTTGCTGGGATAAATGCACTAAGACAACATGTAAAATCAGATGTTAGAATACATGGGATAGTTTCAAATGGAGGAGAGGCTCCAAACATAGTTCCAGAAAAAGCAGCCTGTAAATTTTTCGTAAGAGCTGCTGAAAGAAGTTATTTAGATGAAGTAACTAAAAAGGTTATAAACTGTGCAAAAGGAGCAGAGTTAATGACAGGAGCTAAGCTTTCCTATAGATATTTTGAAAATTCTTTTGACAACATAATAAATAACAAAGTGCTTCAAAAGATAACAAAGAATAATTTGATTGAGGTGGGTATAACAGATATATTAGAAGGTAAAGATGGACCAGTAGGTTCTACAGATATAGGTAATGTAAGTCAAGTTTGCCCTACTATGTATACAGAAATAGCTTTAGATATAAATCCAATGGTGTATGTTCATGAAAAAGAGTTTCTAAACTATGCAAATTCTGAGGAAGCTTATGATAAACTTCACAAAGCAGTAAAAGCAATGGTAGGATGTGCATTAGAAATTTATCTAGAAGATGGACTACTTGATGAGATTAAGAAAAATCACTTAAACTAA
- a CDS encoding (deoxy)nucleoside triphosphate pyrophosphohydrolase, protein MKKTIKVVAAIIENKDNEILCALRAPNMSLPNYWEFPGGKVKEGESLFYAIEREIQEELSCKVKADIIFAENTHEYEKIIVNLIGIKCSLIEGFPTPNEHSKLVFLSKENLSSLVWAPADIPIVKEIMK, encoded by the coding sequence TTGAAAAAAACAATAAAAGTTGTTGCTGCAATTATAGAAAATAAGGATAATGAAATTCTATGCGCTCTTAGAGCCCCAAATATGTCTCTACCAAATTACTGGGAATTTCCAGGTGGAAAGGTTAAAGAAGGGGAATCTTTGTTTTATGCAATAGAAAGAGAAATACAAGAAGAATTAAGTTGTAAAGTAAAAGCAGATATTATATTTGCTGAAAACACTCATGAATATGAAAAAATTATAGTAAACTTAATTGGTATAAAATGTTCATTAATAGAAGGGTTTCCTACTCCTAATGAACATTCTAAGTTAGTTTTCCTTTCAAAGGAAAATTTAAGCTCTTTAGTATGGGCTCCTGCAGATATCCCTATTGTAAAAGAGATAATGAAATAG
- a CDS encoding DEAD/DEAH box helicase yields MQESKQLIINSKYSNLLNELKKSLKECKAFYFSVAFINYSGVQLLLDTFKELEEKNVKGKIITTTYLNFTEPKALEKIKEFNNVDMKIFIADREKGFHTKVYIFENADHYKIIIGSSNIIQSALKSNIEWNVKIVSKEEEPFIKDALKEYDNLWNMSSNLNDEVLQRYMLFLNEIKRTELKRKMVFDNFVPIRPNKMQIKAMENLERLRVHGENKALVIAATGTGKTYMSAFDVMEFKPKRLLFIVHREEILKKSKETFDRLLRERNLKTGLFTGNKKNYEANYLFATIQTMNKHYTEFEEDYFNYIIVDEAHHSASKSYLNVLNYFKPQFTLGMTATPERCDSLSVFELFDNNVALEVRLHEALEEDLVIPFHYFGITDVEGVDLEDINLDDTSELAKRLMIHKRVDFIIEKMKFYGHDGQFRKLLGFCVNIEHARYMAEEFKKRGINSVALCGEDSIDKRQEYIKLLESNKDSLQAIFTVDIFNEGVDIPSVNTILMLRPTASPIIFIQQLGRGLRKSGDKEFLTVLDFIGNHNKTFLIAIALNGARYYDKDSIKVAVSTDFANIPGCTHIQIDEISKERILTQIDGENFRSAEYLREEYNQFKILCGGKVPYLLLDYIKFDGSPDPVKFIDKDGTYLSFVGKTEKDDSIKTLLMDENFEKILRELNTSLPLKRINEFIILKYLLNHDSISIEMASNEILKYINKVDHDSIIHAFECLNHQYCDSSIIKNKVKLIEYERNTLYRSSIFNQIINDKKYRKYIEDAINYGIIRYEKEFKEDYYGVPFLKLYEQYKMIDIALLSNYRKIHSSFRGSGLLANGNEYFLFIDLHKEEGIDERINYKDKFLNQNYFQWQSPNSTRQLTDRGKNLIHNKDRKVNLHLFVRKYKEIDKKAQPYIYIGKGDTVEYSGEKPITMKIKLHQEVPVKIYREFIKKVEIMK; encoded by the coding sequence ATGCAAGAATCAAAACAACTAATTATAAATTCAAAATATAGTAATTTATTAAATGAACTAAAGAAAAGCTTAAAAGAATGTAAAGCCTTTTATTTTAGTGTAGCATTTATAAATTATAGTGGAGTACAGTTGTTGCTAGATACATTTAAAGAGTTAGAAGAAAAAAATGTAAAAGGCAAGATAATAACTACTACATATCTAAATTTTACAGAGCCAAAAGCATTAGAAAAAATAAAAGAATTTAATAATGTAGATATGAAAATATTCATAGCAGATAGAGAAAAAGGTTTTCATACAAAGGTGTACATTTTTGAAAATGCAGACCATTATAAAATTATAATAGGTTCTTCAAATATTATTCAAAGTGCATTAAAAAGCAATATAGAATGGAATGTAAAGATAGTTTCAAAAGAAGAGGAGCCATTTATAAAGGATGCATTAAAGGAGTATGATAATCTTTGGAATATGAGTTCAAATCTTAATGATGAAGTGTTACAAAGATATATGTTATTTTTGAATGAAATTAAGAGAACAGAATTAAAAAGAAAAATGGTGTTTGATAATTTTGTACCTATTAGACCTAATAAGATGCAGATAAAAGCTATGGAAAATCTAGAAAGGCTAAGGGTTCATGGAGAAAACAAAGCTTTAGTTATTGCAGCTACTGGGACAGGGAAAACATATATGTCCGCATTTGATGTGATGGAATTTAAACCGAAGAGATTATTATTCATAGTTCATAGGGAAGAAATTTTAAAGAAGTCAAAAGAAACATTTGATAGATTATTAAGAGAAAGAAATTTAAAAACAGGTTTATTTACTGGCAATAAAAAAAACTATGAGGCAAATTATCTATTTGCAACAATACAGACTATGAATAAGCATTATACTGAATTTGAAGAGGATTATTTCAATTATATTATAGTTGATGAAGCTCATCATAGTGCTAGTAAATCATATCTAAATGTTTTGAATTACTTTAAACCTCAGTTTACATTAGGTATGACTGCCACTCCAGAGAGATGTGATAGTTTAAGTGTATTTGAGCTTTTTGATAATAATGTTGCCTTAGAAGTTAGATTGCATGAAGCACTTGAAGAAGATTTAGTAATACCATTTCATTACTTTGGTATAACAGATGTTGAGGGTGTAGATTTAGAGGATATTAATTTAGATGATACATCAGAGTTGGCTAAACGTTTAATGATACATAAAAGAGTAGATTTTATTATTGAAAAAATGAAATTTTATGGACATGATGGACAGTTTAGAAAATTATTAGGATTTTGTGTAAATATAGAACATGCAAGATATATGGCTGAAGAGTTTAAGAAAAGAGGTATAAATAGTGTTGCACTTTGTGGCGAGGATTCTATTGATAAAAGACAAGAATACATTAAACTACTAGAAAGTAATAAGGATAGCTTACAGGCTATATTTACTGTTGATATTTTTAATGAAGGTGTTGATATACCTTCTGTAAATACAATTTTAATGTTACGACCTACTGCATCTCCTATAATATTCATTCAACAATTAGGGAGAGGACTTAGAAAAAGTGGAGATAAAGAATTTTTAACAGTACTTGATTTTATAGGAAATCATAATAAGACATTTTTAATAGCTATAGCTTTAAATGGTGCAAGATATTATGATAAGGATAGTATAAAAGTAGCTGTAAGTACTGATTTTGCTAATATACCAGGATGCACTCATATTCAAATTGATGAGATTTCCAAGGAAAGGATTCTAACACAAATTGATGGAGAAAATTTCAGGTCAGCAGAATATTTGAGAGAAGAGTATAATCAGTTCAAAATCTTATGTGGAGGAAAAGTACCATATTTGTTATTAGATTATATAAAATTTGATGGCTCACCAGACCCAGTTAAGTTTATAGATAAAGATGGGACCTATTTAAGTTTTGTAGGTAAAACAGAAAAGGATGATAGTATTAAAACTTTATTAATGGATGAAAATTTTGAAAAAATATTAAGAGAATTAAATACTAGTCTACCTTTAAAAAGAATAAATGAATTTATTATACTTAAATATTTATTAAATCATGATAGTATTAGCATAGAAATGGCAAGTAATGAAATATTGAAGTATATTAATAAAGTAGACCATGATAGTATAATTCATGCTTTTGAATGTTTAAATCATCAATATTGTGATTCATCAATAATAAAAAATAAGGTTAAACTAATAGAGTATGAAAGGAATACTTTATATAGAAGTAGTATATTTAATCAAATAATTAATGATAAAAAATATAGAAAATATATAGAGGATGCTATTAATTACGGTATTATTAGATATGAAAAAGAGTTCAAAGAAGATTATTATGGAGTACCATTCTTAAAGTTATATGAACAGTACAAAATGATTGATATAGCATTACTTTCTAATTATAGAAAGATTCATTCTTCATTTAGGGGTAGTGGACTTTTAGCTAATGGGAATGAATATTTCCTGTTTATCGATTTGCATAAGGAAGAAGGAATAGACGAAAGAATAAACTATAAGGATAAATTTTTAAATCAAAATTATTTTCAGTGGCAATCTCCAAATTCTACACGACAGTTGACTGATAGAGGTAAGAATTTAATTCATAATAAAGATAGAAAAGTTAACTTACATTTATTTGTGAGAAAATATAAAGAAATAGATAAGAAGGCACAGCCATATATTTATATAGGTAAGGGTGACACTGTAGAATACAGTGGGGAGAAACCTATAACAATGAAAATAAAACTTCATCAAGAAGTTCCTGTTAAAATATATAGAGAATTTATAAAAAAAGTAGAGATAATGAAATAG
- a CDS encoding PTS transporter subunit EIIC translates to MHYIAWHFNKNGGNNTMKDKLQVLSGAMMIPVILLVVAGVFIGLGSAFANMENVSALGLSGLIKEGSFINVFFKVINDLGFMVMGYLPIFFVTGIAFGLSKKEKGWGALGGIVLFIGMHTVISTLLAANGINSDTVTAEAFMSSGLSEAEAYSRSSLYGSFLGIFSYDCSIFGAIIAGFVASTVHNKFVDIELPSALSFFSGSRFSMIMMFIASIVLGTAMYFIWPPVGLALSKLGNWIGSSGLLGTFTFGAMDKALLPFGIHHLIAFPIEYTRVGGTMEVGGAIYEGVNNIRLAQMGDPDTLSYITRNFTTGRLLIHFAILPAAALAMYKLADNVNKKKAISILIPAIVTAMLVGVTEPIEYTFLFVAPLLYFAAYVPLAGLTYVFTEMFNVSIMGESFRNMFPNLLQPQKVDALPLLFLIPIFFIVTYIIFTWAIKKFDIKTPGRSSEEVKLYSKKEYREKQSGDAVKATDKGTVEDKDTELVYSIIEGLGGSGNIKNITNCATRLRVELNSIDGFYEDSFWVNELGASGVVRKQNSVQVIFGPRVITIASKVKAVLGVD, encoded by the coding sequence ATGCATTATATAGCCTGGCATTTCAATAAAAATGGAGGAAATAATACTATGAAGGATAAATTACAAGTACTTTCTGGAGCAATGATGATTCCTGTTATATTACTTGTTGTAGCAGGAGTATTTATAGGATTAGGGTCAGCTTTTGCAAATATGGAAAACGTTTCTGCGTTGGGGCTTAGCGGACTAATAAAAGAAGGGTCATTTATAAATGTATTCTTTAAAGTAATAAATGACCTGGGGTTTATGGTAATGGGATACTTACCAATATTCTTTGTTACTGGTATAGCTTTTGGATTATCTAAAAAGGAAAAAGGATGGGGTGCATTAGGAGGAATTGTTTTATTTATAGGAATGCACACAGTTATAAGTACATTACTAGCAGCAAATGGTATAAATTCAGATACAGTTACAGCAGAAGCATTTATGTCATCTGGATTGAGCGAGGCAGAAGCATATAGCCGAAGTTCCTTATATGGTTCTTTCTTAGGAATATTTTCATATGATTGTAGTATATTTGGAGCTATAATAGCTGGATTTGTAGCTAGTACAGTACATAATAAATTTGTTGACATAGAACTTCCTAGTGCATTATCTTTTTTCTCAGGTTCGAGATTTTCAATGATTATGATGTTTATAGCATCAATAGTATTGGGTACAGCAATGTACTTTATATGGCCACCAGTAGGTTTAGCATTATCTAAGCTTGGTAATTGGATAGGTTCTAGTGGATTATTAGGAACATTTACTTTTGGAGCAATGGATAAAGCTTTATTGCCATTTGGCATACACCATTTAATTGCATTCCCTATAGAATACACAAGAGTTGGTGGAACAATGGAAGTAGGTGGAGCAATTTACGAGGGTGTTAATAATATAAGATTGGCTCAAATGGGAGACCCAGATACACTATCTTATATAACTCGTAACTTTACAACAGGACGCTTATTAATACATTTTGCAATATTACCAGCAGCAGCTTTGGCTATGTATAAATTAGCTGACAATGTTAATAAGAAAAAAGCAATAAGTATATTGATACCAGCAATAGTAACAGCTATGTTGGTAGGGGTAACGGAACCAATAGAGTATACATTCTTATTTGTTGCACCATTATTGTACTTTGCAGCATATGTACCACTAGCAGGATTGACATATGTATTTACAGAAATGTTTAATGTTTCTATAATGGGAGAATCATTTAGAAATATGTTTCCCAATTTATTACAACCTCAAAAAGTGGATGCGTTACCTTTATTATTTTTGATACCAATATTCTTTATAGTTACGTATATAATATTTACATGGGCAATCAAGAAGTTTGATATAAAGACACCAGGAAGAAGTTCAGAAGAAGTTAAGCTTTATAGTAAGAAAGAATACAGAGAAAAACAATCTGGGGATGCTGTTAAAGCTACAGACAAAGGAACAGTAGAAGATAAAGATACAGAACTTGTATATTCTATAATAGAAGGTTTAGGAGGAAGTGGCAATATAAAAAATATTACAAACTGTGCAACTAGACTTAGAGTAGAGTTAAATTCAATTGATGGATTCTATGAAGATAGTTTCTGGGTAAATGAATTGGGTGCAAGTGGAGTTGTTAGAAAGCAAAATTCAGTTCAAGTTATATTTGGACCAAGAGTTATTACAATAGCATCAAAAGTTAAAGCTGTATTAGGTGTAGATTAA